In one Diceros bicornis minor isolate mBicDic1 chromosome 2, mDicBic1.mat.cur, whole genome shotgun sequence genomic region, the following are encoded:
- the CCRL2 gene encoding C-C chemokine receptor-like 2 isoform X2: protein MANHTSTEDDYDVLIEDDLKNNEIEQCDQYDNKILSTQLVPPLYTMVFILGLLDNLLAVLILVKHKGLKKVGNIYFLNLALSNLCFLVTLLFWAHSAARGGILGDPMCQILVALSSVGLYSEAFFNVLLTVQRYLVFFDVETLSLVPCGIITSILAWITAVLVSLPEFMFYKPQMESQKYKCFFSKPHFLPADETFWNQFLTLKMNILGLLFPLFVFIFCYVRMRKTLRFGVSNYDIYKLVFAVMVVFLLMWGPYNVALFLSAFKEYFSLQGCRSSYNLDRSVQIVKIIATTHCCVNPLLYVFLDKEFRRHLCHLCYWCNNTPLQPTKRPTQHTQQHREEEDPSTEV, encoded by the coding sequence ATGGCTAATCACACGTCCACAGAGGATGACTATGATGTCCTCATAGAGGACGATCTGAAGAACAACGAGATAGAACAATGCGACCAATATGACAACAAGATTCTCTCAACCCAGCTGGTGCCACCCCTCTACACGATGGTGTTCATACTTGGTCTCCTGGACAATCTCTTGGCTGTGCTTATCCTGGTAAAACATAAAGGACTCAAAAAAGTGGGAAATATCTATTTCCTAAACTTGGCACTTTCTAATTTGTGTTTCTTGGTCACCCTGCTGTTCTGGGCTCACTCTGCTGCCCGTGGGGGGATTCTCGGCGATCCCATGTGTCAAATTCTTGTTGCGCTCTCCTCTGTAGGCCTATACAGTGAGGCGTTTTTCAATGTCCTTCTGACTGTGCAAAGGTACCTGGTGTTTTTTGATGTGGAGACCCTTTCCTTGGTGCCCTGTGGCATCATCACAAGTATCCTGGCATGGATAACAGCCGTTCTGGTCTCTTTGCCAGAATTCATGTTTTACAAACCTCAGATGGAAAGCCAGAAATACAAGTGTTTCTTTAGCAAACCTCATTTCCTGCCAGCTGATGAGACCTTCTGGAATCAGTTTCTGACCTTGAAGATGAACATTTTGGGACTTCTTTTCCCactgtttgtttttatattttgctaCGTGCGAATGAGAAAGACACTAAGGTTTGGGGTGAGCAACTATGACATTTACAAGCTTGTTTTTGCCGTAATGGTTGTTTTCCTTCTGATGTGGGGACCCTACAATGTTGCGCTTTTCCTGTCTGCTTTCAAAGAATACTTCTCCCTGCAAGGCTGCAGGAGCAGCTACAACCTGGACAGAAGTGTTCAGATCGTGAAAATCATCGCCACCACCCACTGCTGTGTCAACCCGCTCCTCTACGTGTTTCTTGACAAGGAATTTAGGAGACATCTCTGCCACCTTTGCTATTGGTGTAATAACACTCCACTGCAACCCACTAAGAGACCCACACAACATACACAACAGCACAGGGAAGAAGAGGACCCATCTACTGAAGTGTAA
- the CCRL2 gene encoding C-C chemokine receptor-like 2 isoform X1, which translates to MWMLKMVSLLQTFVYIFREKNSDLSACHRKLFQGGSLKMANHTSTEDDYDVLIEDDLKNNEIEQCDQYDNKILSTQLVPPLYTMVFILGLLDNLLAVLILVKHKGLKKVGNIYFLNLALSNLCFLVTLLFWAHSAARGGILGDPMCQILVALSSVGLYSEAFFNVLLTVQRYLVFFDVETLSLVPCGIITSILAWITAVLVSLPEFMFYKPQMESQKYKCFFSKPHFLPADETFWNQFLTLKMNILGLLFPLFVFIFCYVRMRKTLRFGVSNYDIYKLVFAVMVVFLLMWGPYNVALFLSAFKEYFSLQGCRSSYNLDRSVQIVKIIATTHCCVNPLLYVFLDKEFRRHLCHLCYWCNNTPLQPTKRPTQHTQQHREEEDPSTEV; encoded by the exons ATGTGGATGCTGAAGATGGTTTCACTtttgcaaacatttgtttatatcTTTCGAGAGAAGAACTCAGACCTCTCAGCCTGTCACAGGAAGCTGTTTCAGGGG GGCAGCCTGAAGATGGCTAATCACACGTCCACAGAGGATGACTATGATGTCCTCATAGAGGACGATCTGAAGAACAACGAGATAGAACAATGCGACCAATATGACAACAAGATTCTCTCAACCCAGCTGGTGCCACCCCTCTACACGATGGTGTTCATACTTGGTCTCCTGGACAATCTCTTGGCTGTGCTTATCCTGGTAAAACATAAAGGACTCAAAAAAGTGGGAAATATCTATTTCCTAAACTTGGCACTTTCTAATTTGTGTTTCTTGGTCACCCTGCTGTTCTGGGCTCACTCTGCTGCCCGTGGGGGGATTCTCGGCGATCCCATGTGTCAAATTCTTGTTGCGCTCTCCTCTGTAGGCCTATACAGTGAGGCGTTTTTCAATGTCCTTCTGACTGTGCAAAGGTACCTGGTGTTTTTTGATGTGGAGACCCTTTCCTTGGTGCCCTGTGGCATCATCACAAGTATCCTGGCATGGATAACAGCCGTTCTGGTCTCTTTGCCAGAATTCATGTTTTACAAACCTCAGATGGAAAGCCAGAAATACAAGTGTTTCTTTAGCAAACCTCATTTCCTGCCAGCTGATGAGACCTTCTGGAATCAGTTTCTGACCTTGAAGATGAACATTTTGGGACTTCTTTTCCCactgtttgtttttatattttgctaCGTGCGAATGAGAAAGACACTAAGGTTTGGGGTGAGCAACTATGACATTTACAAGCTTGTTTTTGCCGTAATGGTTGTTTTCCTTCTGATGTGGGGACCCTACAATGTTGCGCTTTTCCTGTCTGCTTTCAAAGAATACTTCTCCCTGCAAGGCTGCAGGAGCAGCTACAACCTGGACAGAAGTGTTCAGATCGTGAAAATCATCGCCACCACCCACTGCTGTGTCAACCCGCTCCTCTACGTGTTTCTTGACAAGGAATTTAGGAGACATCTCTGCCACCTTTGCTATTGGTGTAATAACACTCCACTGCAACCCACTAAGAGACCCACACAACATACACAACAGCACAGGGAAGAAGAGGACCCATCTACTGAAGTGTAA